The following proteins are co-located in the Takifugu flavidus isolate HTHZ2018 chromosome 16, ASM371156v2, whole genome shotgun sequence genome:
- the dio3a gene encoding iodothyronine deiodinase 3a translates to MMNTIKSIKNALVFFVLLPRFLVAAVMFWLLDFLCIRKRVFFRMKEQEDDAVDPPLCISDSNRLFTVESLKAVWHGHKLDFLKAAHLGQGAPNTEVVQLEDQRRSRILDYAKDKRPLILNFGSCTUPPFMARLKAFQGVVEQNADIADSVVVYIEEAHPSDGWVSTDAPYQIPKHRCLADRLGAAQLMRLEVPGCLIVVDSMENSSNVAYGAYFDRLYILQEGKIVYQGGRGPEGYRITELRDWLVEYRESLKSSNDLVIHL, encoded by the coding sequence ATGATGAATACAATTAAATCTATTAAAAATGCTTTAGTCTTTTTCGTCCTGCTGCCCCGTTTCCTGGTGGCAGCGGTCATGTTTTGGCTGCTTGACTTTCTATGCATAAGGAAAAGGGTCTTTTTCAGgatgaaggagcaggaggacgatGCCGTCGATCCTCCACTGTGCATATCGGATTCCAATCGCCTGTTCACCGTGGAGTCCCTGAAAGCGGTGTGGCACGGCCACAAACTGGACTTTCTGAAAGCAGCGCATCTCGGACAGGGAGCGCCCAACACCGAAGTTGTCCAGCTGGAGGATCAGAGGCGCAGCCGCATCCTTGACTACGCGAAGGACAAGAGACCGCTCATCCTCAACTTTGGCAGCTGCACCTGACCGCCGTTCATGGCGCGTCTGAAGGCTTTCCAGGGGGTCGTGGAGCAGAACGCAGACATAGCAGACTCTGTAGTTGTGTATATTGAGGAAGCGCATCCTTCCGACGGCTGGGTGAGCACCGACGCGCCCTATCAGATCCCCAAACACCGGTGTCTGGCGGACCGGCTCGGCGCGGCGCAGCTGATGCGCCTGGAGGTGCCCGGCTGCCTGATCGTTGTGGACAGCATGGAAAACTCCTCCAACGTCGCGTACGGAGCATATTTCGACAGACTTTATATATTACAAGAGGGGAAGATAGTTTACCAGGGGGGCAGAGGACCGGAGGGGTACCGGATTACAGAGCTCAGAGACTGGCTGGTCGAATACAGAGAAAGCCTGAAATCGTCCAATGATTTAGTCATTCATTTGTAG